AATATATTTTTAGAAGCGTACTTGTCACAATCAAAAATATTTTTAATAGAAGGCTACTAGTCAAGTCTTAATTAGTAGGCTCCTAAAAGATAAATTTGATTGGGATTTTAGAATAAACTGGATAGGGGACAACTTATTCTAGATGCCAGCAAAAGAACTTGCCCTAATTCCCGGCAGTTTGCATATGCAAGCAAGGCAAACCTAGTGTCCTGGAAAGGACTTTGACGTTGGACAACGTATGTTGAAGTAATAATGTGCCGAACAACATATATTGATGTATGTGTCCGAGAGACATGTGAAGCATAGTAAACACACACAACCTTTGAGATTGTGTTGTAGAGGCTAGGTCTAGATCTCTGTAGGCACATGTTTGCGAGTTACTGAATGGGTAAACCATGGTACCATTACTATCGGACAACATACTAATATATAATCAAACTCCCcgcaaaaatatatatatatatatatatatatatatatatatatatatatatatatatatatatatataatcaaaCTCTCTTTCATACCTGGCTTCCCATTTTTCTTATGGACTTTGTATATTGATATAGTGTCGGCTCAAGATTGATACTGAATCCCCTACAAGAACAGTTTTTGGCTTAGACTTAGGCTGAGGAGGCAATGGGATTATTAATAACCCACCCACCAGACCGCTCATCCAGCAGGGCGTGCCGTTTTTGTTGGCACGCCGCCACCGTAGACGATCATCCTATCATGTGCATCCGTCGAATGGTGTAGTAAGGGAACGATGGAGCAAAGCTTGGATATGGACCAGGATGAGACACCAATTGCAGCCTGACGCCCCGCTGCTCATGTAGTTGATTTTCTAACAATATTTTGGAGCAAGACTTTGTGCGGCCCAAGGTAAACAACCCACCGTGGTAAATTTCACTGGCGATGTCGGCCGATCTTGACGCGAAGTGTGAATGAAAAAATGGCAAGAAAATATTACATAATGAAGATGAACAAGGAAAGTTGCATGCTCTGCGAGATAGGAAGAGAAATAAGCCAATCCTGCGGCGCACCTCCCCGGACGAGACTTGCCTGCTCCCTTCccatgctcccatccgtgctcccgcatacgtggcttgatttgattggaagaaaataaggcccggccccatcccctgaaaatcagggggggagatgattagattagaaaaggaaaagggaaaagaacagccgtaggatgaagtgggagcacggatgggagcatggagagggagcaggcaagccggATCCCACCTCCCCCCTTAATAATTTTGTACATTTCCATTTTTAGGGAAATTTTGTACATAATTCATCAAGATGAGATTAATAATTAAGGGCCATCAAAATATAAATGTATTTATTTTCATTAGCTTGTAAATTTCCCTGTGTGAAATAACTTCAACGTGGTCATAACCACTGAGCATACACATCTCATCACTATTGTAGAACTACTTATAGTTGAAAACTTATTGGTGCCATAAGTCAGGCCTGCCATTGGTATTTATACATCAGTGGTCGGCGTCAGCATCTAGCCGCAacatagttttttttcttttggaaaaggaggatgacacccggcctctgcatcagaatgatGCATGCAGAAATATTACTACTAAGTAAAGTACGTAACAAAGTCCGAGATTCAAATCTGGCTCACAAACGGAGCATAACAACAAAGAAAATAAAGATGCCACAGCCGGCAAAAATAGCAACAGCTACGATGCCTACACACCTAGCCTATTATTAGCTCGTCATCCAAATCGGTTGAAGATAACCCATGCTACCATCACCCAATGGTTTTACACAATAATCAAAAGCTTCATGGAGTCCGCATTAGTGAGTAACGACCATGTACGGATCCAAACAGTGGATGtgtagataacctgcaaaaagttGATAAAGTTTTTTCGATTAAAGATCATATCATTTCTGATGTTCTATATAGTCCAAAGTAAGATGGAGGAGTTAATGCAAGATGGAGGAGTAACATTGAAGGCTATATGTATCGTGTGCCATAGTAGTTTTGCCAATGGGCAATTGAGAAAGAGGTGTTGTATAGTTTCATCCTTGTCACACAAACAACATCTAGAACTACCTACCCATCTTCGCTTAACCAAATTATCTTTCGTCAAGATCACTACCTTGTGGACAAACCACACGAAGATTTTAATTCGAAGCGGAACTTTATTCTTCCAGATATGAATGGATCTCGGAACTGGCTCAGAATCAATTAAATCCAAATACATAGACTTCATTGAGAAACTACCATTCATAGCTAGTTTCCAGTGAATGGTGTGTGACTGGTAAGAGAGTTGAACTTTCATCAACCTACGGACCAATTGCAGCCACGAGTTCCATCGTTCCCCTACCAGAGACCTCCTGAACTGTATATTAAGGGGGACAAACTGTAATACTGTAGCAACATAAACTTCCTTATGTTGTACAATATTATAAAATAGGGTATTTTAAGGCTAGGGGCGTCTCCCCTAACCATGCATCCTCCCAAAATCTAGTCGTGTTACCATTGCCAACGATGAACTTTACCCTCTGAAAAAAGGAGACTTTCATCCTCATTAACCCTTTCCAAAACGGCGAGTTGTTGGGCCTAGTGGTAACCTGGGCAAAAGTCTTAGATTGGAGGTATTTATTTCACAAGATTTGTATCCACATACCCTCAGTCTCGGTAGATAGTCTGAATAACCATTTGGAGAGGAGGCATTTATTCTTAACTTCTAAGTGCTCGATCCCTAACCCGCCTTAGTCTTTGGGTCTGCAAATGATATCCCATCCAGCCAATATGTATCTCATCTTAATCTCATCGCATTGCCAAAAGAATCGAGCTCAATAAAAGGCTAATCTTTTCCGTACCCCTACCGGTACTTCAAGAAAGATAGGAGGAACATCGGCAGACTCGTCAGCACCGAGTTTATCAACACTAGTCGACATCCATAAGACATAAGCTTGTCCTTCCAGCAGCTTAGCCTTTTTTTGAATCTATCTTCAATGCACTTCCACTCCTTATTTATTAATCAGTGATGGTGATTCAGCATCCCAAGTAACTAAACGGTAGTGAACTCATTTCAGAACCGAACAGTTGTTTATATGCATCTTGTTCCTCTTTAGCTCTCCCAGAACAGAACAATTCGCTTTTGTTAAAATTAATTTCCAGCCCCGAAAATTGTTCAAATAAGCAAAGCACTAGCTTCATATTTCTAGTTTTTGCAATATCATGTTCCATGAAAATAATTGTGTCATCAGCGTATTGTAGTATGGACACTCCCCTATCCACCAGATGTGGAACTAATCCGTCTCTACTTGGCCATTTTATTTAGCCCGATCGATAAGAACTGCCAACATATCCGCTACTATGTTAAACAGAATATGACACATTGAATCTCCCTGTCTTAATCCCTTATGTGTGTGGAAATAATGACCCGTGTCATCGTTCGCCTTAATCTCAACACTACCTTTCTGAATAAAGGAGTCCACCTCTTTCCTCCAAGCTTCATTGAACCCCTTCATACGTAAAGCTTGTTGGGAAAGGGCCATTTGATCTTGTCatacgctttctcgaaatccacttTGAAAATAACACCATCTAGTTTCTTTGAATGGATTTCATGAAGAGTTTCATGTCTCCCAGGTGTGAACGCCGTCTAAGTTGGTTGGACAACCGAATGAGCAATCCGTGTCAACGTATTCGTACCAACCTTAGTAAAAAATTTGAAGCTCACATTGAGTAAACATATCGGCCTGGACTGCTCAATGCGTATGACCTCCTCCTTCTTTAGCAGTAATGTAATTGTTCCAAAGTTTAGGTGAAATAGCTGTAAGTGACCGTTGAACAAATCTACCCGCAACTTAGTAACGTCTGCCCAGATTAGCCGTGGGCCAAAAATATCAAGGGCGGATCCAAAGTCACGTCCTCCTTTGATGCTTGAGTTACCAATGCCGAGCAGCAATATGCACTCGTCACTGGTATTTTTGGCCCGTGACTAATTTGGCACCAAATATCGGCAGCGAACCCATATTGTTGCCCGTAGATTATGGTACAAATTTATTTCTATATTAAATGTACATAATTGGAAGTTTCATGTAATAGTTTGACCCTTTTTAGGATTAATTTTCCATCTTTAGGGTAGTAAATGGATTTCAAGGTATTTAATAGAGGTGAATAGTttttaaattttaaaaaatgtaaaTCAAGTCTTTAAAATATGAACTTGGCATGCTCTTATAATAGGACTCCTAGAGTTGTGGAGAGTTACACAAAAGTTGTGATGTATGTCACCTAGAAACTTAAGTACATTTGAGAAAGAATAATACCTAGAAATCTATTTAATGAATTATTATACCAAATGGACTGGAAATAATGTCAAATCTTAACATCTATCTACCAGAAGTCCAGAACACAAGCATGTGATTCTGGAAAAAGTTGGGCCGGACTCAAATGGAGTTGGTGCAAACTCAAATAATTCGACGGCCGCTTTGAATATGTTAGAATAATCTTATCTACTGTAGCAGATTAATGTTTGAAGTAACAGTAGTTTTTTAACCGGACTCCTACTACGTGCGCTTTAGCACACATAGGGACACGCCTATTACATGGAGGACTAACCAAAAACTACACGGCCTTCCTAATCCTAGCTAACCATACGACTCACCGTCCATCTCAAACTACAATACGAAGTTTGGATTAATCTCTAACAGAATATACGTAGCCGAGCGTGCTAGCTAGAACCTGGTACTCCTTCTCAGGGAGCTCGACCCTGTCGGCTGCCGCTGGGCTCACGCACCGTGCCTTGGCTCTCACGGATTCGGTCGGCTGCATGTAGCTGGGTGTCACCGGCGCGCCGCCTGTCTCGCCCGTGTCCACGTCTCTTATCCTAGGCTCAAGGCTCAGCGTCCTTGATAGGTCCCCCGACCGCAAGCTCGTCGCTGCCGCAGAAAGGCCCCCTTCTTGTCACCGCAGTCGCTCCCCAAGGCCTATTCACATGCCCTGAATTCGTCTGGCAAGGCATATTTGCGTGCACTGAATTCTCGATGCCTCCCAGCCCGAATCGGAAAACTAAAAAGGAGAGAGCAACATGTTTTGTACATATGAGGCAAACATGAGAGGGCCGGAGAATATGGATCAGGCTAGCTAACTTGGGTTTTACCATCTGCTTGCCACTACTCTACGATATGAGGTATGTTTTCGAAAAAGTCGATATGAGGTATGTAACAACTTTGATCGGGAGCGCCATATGCATGTGCTATTCTTGTGTTTATTTATTTAGAACCCAATTGAAGCAACCTAGCTCTCAGCCAGACTGCCTATATATGTGCACAATGAAGTGCATCAAGCTAATTTCGTACGTAGTCATTGTCATATATTTTTAAAATAGTACTCCATGTCAAGCAAATTACAGCATGACTATATGTGTTGCGTTGCACCTACTAGCAGAAAAAGGATTGTGCCTTGTAGATACTAGTAGAAcacccgtgcgttgctacgggcaaAAGCCGAATACTCATGCATTGTCACGAAAAATATGtacgtattgatcaaattattatTTTTTAATTCAGAAACATGAGTTAAGCATGGTGGCATCCAGTATTCATCATACAACGACAAATACAAACTCTCTTTCACTTTTTTCCATATCAGCAATCTTCCTGTCTTCTTAACCAGCCAAATTGCTCGCCATTCAAGAACTTATGACTGGATAGGGTCTGATCATGATTAAATAGTATCACTCGCCATCACCCGGATCGGGTCTGATCATGTTCATGTGCCCCTGTTGTTATCATCTAGTAATGAGAGGCCTCGCCCACCCTCGCGGTTCCGCTTTGAGTCCTTCAGGCTGTGGCAACCTGGGTTCATCGGGGCGGTTAAGGACCACTGGTTGGCAGCGTGGTTGGAGCCACACCGACAGCTGTCGGCAGTCGATGAGTGCACTTCCTGGCGAAGCCATCTAGACAACTCATGAGGGGTTGGGGTGCTAATGTTGGTCATGATTTCAAGATTAGAAGGGGGCCCTTCTTGGGAAGATTCAAGTCTTGGACTTGAAGGCCAATGCCACAGGCCTCTCTTCTGACGAATGGGCGCTACGCTATAGCCTAGAAGATGACTTGCTCGAGATTTACCGGACGGAAGAGGAATATTGGCGCCAAAGGGGGGCCTTCAATTGGGACCTCTTCGGTAATGCCAACACAGCTTATTTCCAGGCCATCGCCAATGGCCGTCCGCGTCGATGCACCATTCCCCTTGTATGGGAGGGGATCCGTTGATCCAAGACCCGGACGAGGTGCAGGCTTAGGTCAACGGTTTTTATAAATTGTTGTTTGCCACGCGAGAATGCGGCGGTACGGTGTTAGTGGACTCGATCTGGGAGTGGGCCTAACGGGTCTCGCGAGGGAAGAATAGCATGCTTCTGGCGGAGTTTGAGGAGGAGGAAGTGGCGAACACAATAAAAGGGATGAATCCCTCGTTGGCCCCGGGTTTGGACAGTCTCCCTGTCCAGTTCTTCCAGGTGCTCTGACTATCCATCAAGAACAAAATCCTCGTGTTGTTTCGGGAATTCGCTCAAGGTTGACTCGACCTCTCCCAGTTAAACTACAGAATCATCTCACTGATCCCGAAGGTGCCGTGGGCTTCGGATATCCAGCAGTTTCGGCCTATCACGGTTACCAATATGATATTTCAGATTCTCCCCAAAGGGTACGCCAATAGGGCGGTTTTCCTCGCCCCCAGATTACCCACCCAAACTAGACCGCTTTCATTAAAGGTCGGTATATCCTGGATGGGATCCTCGTGCTCCACGAGGTTATTCATGAAGTCAAGAAGAAACATCTCAAAGCGGTCTTCTTCAAGATCGACTTTCACAAAGCTTATTATACGGTGCATTGGTCCTTCCTTCAGGAAGTGTTAATTAGGAAGGGTTTTGATCCTCAATGGATCGCTAGGGTGCTGCAACTGGTGATGAGCGGCCGATCGGTAGTTAACATCAATGTAGAAGTGGGCCCCTACTTCCAAATGGCGCAGGGTGTGCGTCAAGGGGACCCTCTCTCCCCCTTCTTATTCAACCTGGTGGTCAATGCCCTCGCGGCTATATTAGACTTGGCCAAGCGGCCTGGACATGTCAGGGGTATTTGCTCACATCTCCTGGCTGGCGGTGGGATTACCCACCTCCAATATGCGGATGACACGATTTTGATGGTTGAGGGGTCCGACGAGGACATCCGACACCTCAAGTTCCTTCTACTATGCTTCCAGGAGATGTCCGACCTAACGATTAACTTCACCAAGAGCGAGGTGATGGTGTTGGGATACACCAATGAGGAGAAGCATCGGGATCGCAAACCGTCTTAACTGCCGACTAGGTTCTTTTTTGACGTCGTACTTGGGCATGCCCATTAGTGACACCTGCATACTGGAAAGGACCTTCGGCCGACTGCGTCCAAGGTCCGGTATCGGGTCGAGCCATGGCAAGGGAGGTGGCTCTCCAAGGCGGCTCGTGTTATCCTTATTAACTCCTCGATGACCAACTTACTGATGTATCTCATGGGATTCTATAGTTTAAATGAATCCTTCCATCACCATATCGCCAAGTACCAGTCCCGGTTCTTTTGGGCATGGAAGGGTGATAAGTAGAAGTACCATATGAAGAAATGGTCTGAGATTGGCAAACCCAAGAACCAAAGGTAGCCTTGGCATAATCTCATCCAAACGGATGAACATAGACCTTTTATCAAATGGCTATGGCGGATCACCTCAGGGGAGGGTGTGCTGTTGCTGGATATTATCTGCGCTAAATATTTGCATGGTCAGGGCTTAGCACTTGCGCAGAGATTGGGGGGCTCCCAATTCTGGCAAACGATCATCCAACTAATGCCAGTCCTTCGCCTAGGCTCTACCATTTCGGTCGGAACCGGTACCACCACCCTATTTTGGCTAGACCGGTTGTTAGGCGCCCAACCCTTTGCGATTCGGTTCCAACCATTGTTTAAAATCTGCGCCGACCCGAGTTTGACCGTCACTTCAGCACTAGCTAACCTAGGTAGCATCGCCTTCCGCCGTACCTATGGTCCCGTAGAGCGGGACCTGTGGGATGAACTTGTTGCTTGTGTGGCCCTTCACACTCCGGCTCTGGGTCCGGACGCGGCACGGTTGGATCTCGAGCCGACGGGGCGGTCCTCTGCCAAATAGCTTTATCGGGCGATCTTGCCCACGCCGAGTCCGGTTGAGCTCAACCTCCTTTGGGAGATTAAATTGCCTTTGAAGATTAGAATCTTCCTATGGCAACTAGTCAGGGGCCACCTTCCGTCCGGCACGGATGTGCGTAAATGCAATGGCCCCTCCAACGGCCTTTGCCCCTTGTGTTCGGTCCCTGAGGACTCGAACTACATTTTCTTTGCATGCCCCTCTGCGAGAATTTTATGGAGCTTCCTTCGCGAGGTGGTGGATGGAAGTTGGTGCCGTGTTAACCTCCTGGATATGTTTGCGGAGGTTCTCGCATTTCCCAGTACAGGGCGTCCCTCCCTCTGGGTGTTGGTTGGGACGCTGCTGTGGACATTATGGAATGTCCGTAATAAGTCGGCGATTGAACACATCATTCCGCTGCGAGTGAGTGACACCATATACAAACATCATTAAGTTTGACCAACTCTCTACAAAAATATATCAACATATACAAAATCAAATTTACTTCATATTACATTTATTATGACATATATATTTGATATTGTAGATACTAGCAGATTTTGTATATACTTGGTTGAACTTAAAAAGATTTGACTTAGGACAGTCCTAGAACTTCAATTATTTTTAATACAAAGGGAGTAATTATTGTGGTGGTATAAGATGGGTGTTCTATAAGGCAAGAGaaataaattttaaaatttgagTATATGTTGAAGGAACAAAAACTATGATTTCGTAGGAGTAGTTGTGCCGGGACATGTTGTCGGTATTACGTAATCCAAGGCTCTCCAGCAAAGTTTTAAAAGTTTTTGTACGAATTGCTTTCCCTGGAAACACGTTTTTTTGGCCACTCGACGATGTTACCTCTGGGTTATTTTAGTTCTACAAATAATTGTATGCACCTTCTTGTGTCCAGACATATGGTTTTCATCCCTTTTCACACAACATATTGCAAGTGATGGATGAAAAATGCAAGGAACATAACCCATGTTAAAACACAGCAGCAAGTCGGTGGTCCAAAGTGATCACTTCCATGTACCAAATCTTTAGAGTATTTCAGATAAATGATACGACAGTGAACCGTGTGAACTTCTTTAAGTTCAGAGAAATAAGGTAGCTAATGGGAAATTTGGTGACTCATAAATGGGTGGGCGTACATGCAGCTCTATAAATTCCAAATGGGTACTTTCAGCCAAACTAGAAGTTTTTCTTTTCAAGGAAGAGCTGTTTTACGGTGATTGGGTTAGTACTTGGAGTACTTAGCAGTACTTACATGTCTGATCACGTCTGATTTTTATTAGCCGTCCGATCTTGCGGGGAATTTTAATTGATTAAATTTAATATGTTAATTGCGATAAGGGCATAATGGTCGAGGGGGAAATATCTTTTCTTGAACCGATCACCTGAGGACCATATCCATGTCTACTCGATCCAGTTCAGAATCCTCCTCCGATGTATTCGTCGCCGCTCGCCGCTCCTGACCTTCTCCGTCCTCGACCTGCCTGGTGAGAGGAATAAATTCATCGTCCTCGTCCTCCACCCAACCAACCCCAGCCCCCACGCCGTcatcgaagaagaagaaggccggATCTGCGCCGGCTGaatcggcggcgacggcggcgggcgaTCCCATCTCTTCGCGCGTACCATCCTTAAGGTATGAATTCGGCTTGGCGGTCTGCTCATTCTCTTGGCCGTTGCACCCCTGCACCGTGCATGCAGTACAACCTCAACCCCACAAGATCCGGGTAATTTAGCAGTATGCGAGATTTGTACGGACTAGAACAACGAATGGAAAGCTTCATCGTGGCATAGTTTCTCTTGAGCTAATCGCATCATGTTAGTTTAACTAAGATGTTGAGGGCATTGCTTACTTCCTTTGGTACCGCGGAAAAAAGTGACATACTTGACGTTTGAGATGAGATATACTAAAGGAAGATGAGATACTGGTTCCATAGTTGACTTAATTTAGTTTATTAAAGTGATCATCACTTTAGGTTTGCATAGTGCATGAAATATAGTTTAAAGGAAGATGAGATACTACTTGTTGGGCGTTGATGATTGGTTTCCCTCACATGTCAAACGAGCAAAGTCTTTTCCATGCACTTGTCTTTGCCTATGAGCTATTTTACACCTGCAACATTGATAAACAGAAAGATGTTGATGATTGGTTTCCCTCACATGTCATATGCAGGAAGACATGGCGTATGCAAGTGATGAGAGTATGTTCGAGTATCTAAATGTTGTCAGCAAGATGTTTGATAGTGAGGCTGAAGGCTATGAATTCTACAACAAATATGCTCTTGAAAAAGGTTTTAGTGTGAGGAAAAGCTACGTTGAGTGGGATGGATCCAACAAATACATAATTTTAAGGAAAATTGTGTGTAGTCGTCAAGGGTTTCGGGAAGAGAAGCACATGAAAATAAAGATGGAAGAtagaaagaggaggccacgaagTTTAACTCGTGTTGGGTGTAATGCTAAATTGGTCATTACGAGACAGGAGGAAACCGGTCGGTGGTTTGTCAAGGATTTCATCGATGAGCACAGCCATCCTCTAGCCCCACGGGATCTTTCTTGTCTGCTGTGTTCGCACAGACGAATTAGCGATGAGCAGAAAGCGGACATTGCGGACATGGAAAAATGTGGGATCCGCAAATACCGTATTATGGATATTTTGTGCTTTCAATACGGTGGATTTGATAAGGTTGGATGCATAAAGAGGGACATTTATAATTTCTGCCATGCTAATAAGCAGGAGACAATCAGTGCCGGTGATGCTAATACGGTGATCATGCACATGATGGCGACGCGAGAGCGAGATGTGGATATTTTCTTCAAGTACTTGGTAGACGAGCATGGCCATCTGAAGGGACTGTTCTTGGCTGATAGTCAATCGCGACTTGACTACGAGGCTTCCGGAGACGTCATTGTTTTCGATAGCACATACAGAACCAACAAATACAATCTGCCATTCGTGCCGTTTGTCGGGTTGAATCACCACCGGAGCACTGTCATTTTTGGCTGTGGTATAATTTCTCATGAAACAAGCCAGGCATACGAGTGGATGTTGCGGACCTTTTCTGATTGCATGGCACATAAGCATCCGATATCTGTGATCACAGATGGAGACCTCGCAATATAGAGAGCAATCAGGGTGGTCTGGCCAGACTCAAACCATAGACTATGTATATGGCACATTCAGCAGAACATTGTATGCCATCTGCATGATGACGACGTAAAGGAGGAATTCAGATCTTTCATTTATGATACTTCTTCCATTGAAGAGCATGAGATAGAATGGATATACTTCTTACAACGGAATAAAGTAACCAGTGAGGAGTCTTGGCTGCATCAGATGTATCAAATGAGAAAGTTGTGGTGTGCTCCATATCTTGAGGGGCGTTGTTTCCTAGGATTGAGCAGCAATCAGAGGAGTGAGAGCTTGAACTCTGTGCTACATACGCATCTTGAGGGTAAGATGTCGTTGTTTCAAATGCTAGAGCACTATGAGCGTTGCCTTGCGTCGCGACGGATTAACGAAGCTCTCCATGACGTCGAAGCCTTGCAGTCCGTTCCATTTACAGAGGAAAATGCTTCGCCGCTTGAGAAACACGTCGCAACAGTTTTCACACCTAGTGTCTTTAAGATGGTCTTATGGAGCATAGATGCTGTCAGCAAATGTCAGATCAGAGAGATACTAGATGGATCAGAAGATTCCACTTATGTTGTGTCCAAGCAGTAAAGAATGGATAAAAAGTTTGGAGTGCGCATTGAAGAGCAAGGAGGTCTTTTGCACAGGGTGAGTTGTTCTTGCCGTAAGCTGGAATGCGCAGGCACACCATGTTCCCACATTTTTTTGGGGATTTTAAAACAAACAATTCTGCCCAGTTGTTGCGTTCCCACTAGGTGGACTATGAATGCAAAATGTGCATACGCACCTACCAGAAAAAACCAGATGTATGACTATTCGGTAAGCCTGCAGAGGTACCGCGAGTTGCGAAATTGTAGTCACGCCGCAAGTTTCAAGGCATGCCACTCTGATGAGGACTATCACCGTCTAATTATGCTTTTGCAAGCACAACATCATGGCAAGCAATCAAGTTTTGAACAAGCTAACAGCAAGGAGTCAACTAATGCTCAGCATAACAACATTAGGTTTGGCCCGTTGATGGCGCACTCGGAGAAAGTTGATAAGGTTCTGGATCCCGTGCATGTGCCAGGCCGAGGTGCACCGAAGAAAAGGCTGCAGGCAAAGACAAAGAAGTCAAGATCATAGAATATCTGTGGCTATTGCAAGAATCCTGGTCACAATCGACGTAAATGCGCTAAATTTCTAGAGGTACGAAATATGTTCATATTTATTTTTTGCATGTGTTTTACTCATAATTGATGTCCATGTGATTTATTCTATTCTTCTGTGTAGGATCTCGAGGCTGAACTGTGATGTCTACATACAGCATGAACCGACGATGAGCCAGAGAAAGTCGTGTGCCATTGAGCTTTGTGTGACGTGGTCTTTACATTCTATTTCATCGTGACAGTAATTTAGTGAAGTGCGGTTGTACTGCCATGTTACTGTATTAGTTCGACATCTTTCGTTTCCATTTTCTGTGTGTATCATTTGATGTCCAACTTTAAGAATGATGATGTATTTCGAACAGGAATAAGGGCTAGCATGGAGCACTTGTTATTGTCGAGTAGAATAATTTTTGTGATGTATTTCTGCACGCACGCACGGCCGCCAGACGGATCTCCCGCGCGATCCCACGGTCTGCCTGGCTCATGCATGGCAGGCCGTTTTCCTACGTCGACCCAAACACCGGCCCATCCGAGGTTGCAGCTCCGGACGGCCCACGTCACGTACGATCTCGCGCGTTGTTCTCGTGTAACTaaaaatag
The sequence above is a segment of the Aegilops tauschii subsp. strangulata cultivar AL8/78 chromosome 6, Aet v6.0, whole genome shotgun sequence genome. Coding sequences within it:
- the LOC141025818 gene encoding protein FAR1-RELATED SEQUENCE 5-like, translated to MAYASDESMFEYLNVVSKMFDSEAEGYEFYNKYALEKGFSVRKSYVEWDGSNKYIILRKIVCSRQGFREEKHMKIKMEDRKRRPRSLTRVGCNAKLVITRQEETGRWFVKDFIDEHSHPLAPRDLSCLLCSHRRISDEQKADIADMEKCGIRKYRIMDILCFQYGGFDKVGCIKRDIYNFCHANKQETISAGDANTVIMHMMATRERDVDIFFKYLVDEHGHLKGLFLADSQSRLDYEASGDVIVFDSTYRTNKYNLPFVPFVGLNHHRSTVIFGCGIISHETSQAYEWMLRTFSDCMAHKHPISVITDGDLAI